TATTGCAGATCAAAACCAGTTGCTCAGCAAAGAATTTCTTTGAGGCAGAACCCTGCGCGTCTAAGTCTGATAAAAGTATAAAACACACTCCAATTATGCGTCAAGCACATTACCAATCAGGATGGTTACTCAGGTCAGGAAGATGTAAATCATGGAAAGATGAATATGCATCCACCGCCACTACTCACATCAGACTATCAGAGATCACTTCACCCCTGCATCAGAGATACTAAGCATAACTGGCATTCCAGGTGACTGAACGCACTCACTGCACTTTCAcaaccaaaaaaattataaagagAACCATTATTTGCACTGCACTAATCACGAAGCCAATTCCTCAACAAAAAACTTCTGGAACTTGAACGCTGCGTCATGAACACAAACACTCGAATTATACTGTCTATATGGATTCATAACTCATCTGTTAACATACACAGCTCTAGCAGGATCAGGTAGTCCTAATCTAAATCCAACTCCTTTCTGCTCTTTACAGTGGCATTCTGCTTCGACTCTGGGTCTAGAATGTCCAAGTCCCATGCCGTGGCCAGGTAACCGTAGAGGACCCATGTCCGCTCTCCCTGGCCGTCCACCTTGACCAGCATGGGGTTGTTATTGCCCCCGTCACTGGTGGGGACGATGCTCCGGATGCGAGCCCAAGCCGCTCGCCCGTGGCCTTGGCGCTCGAACAACTCAACGAGCCGTGACGCATTGTTCAGACCATCAAGGCTGGCGGGAAACTTAGCTTGCATGGACCTCTGCCCGTCCTTCCCAGGGAGTGGCTGCACATCGACACCGGCAAAGCCCATTTCTGGAAAGTTGGCGAACATGTCAGTTTCCGATTGATGTCTATGAGAACACAAAATATCTATAAGATATGCACAGGGTAGGCATGAATTATTGCCCACCCAAATTCCTAGCCCTTTAGATGTATCGGCATCCCATGGACTATTAAAACATCACAGGCACATACGGCGTGTTTGGATGCAGCCCTGGGCTGGGAGCCCCCGCCAGGCATGCGCATCTGACCCCAGGCACTCAATCGAACGCATAACACCTGGGAGCAATGCCTGGCAGAGGCAGCTTTCCCACAATGCCATCCACATAGGCCCATATAGTGGGGAAACATTACTTATCACTAGCGCAGCTAAACAGTTAACACATAGTTAACTATAATATGGAAGAAGAAAAGATTCGCTAGTTTATCAAGTTCCTGCACTAGGTGTAATGATGCAAAAAGGCCttctagtcccaagcaagttgggtccTAAGGCTATAAATGAAACCCAACAAGAACCACCCCAAAAAAgcagataaataaataaataaagtgaAAAAGCCATTGGTGATAATAATAGTAAAAGGAGAACCATAGCCTCCAAATTCAAAGAAAATTCATGTATATATTTTAGCAGATAGCCTCCAAGGCACCAGCCAGATCATCCTCTGCTACACAAAATAGGAAGCTAGGGGACACTGGCTACATTTATATTATATATAGATAGAATTCTTATGGCAGGTCCAACAAACTATGTAAATTTAACAAACCGAAATACTGAGGAATTCAACTGTCAGCCAATACAGTTTTCAACGTTTCTTTTCATTTCTATCTAATGCTTCTGAAAGACAGGCATCTTTAAAGAAACTAAATAACAAGTTTTGGTCAAACCAAATGATTTTCCCCCAACTTATCCGTCCAAAagaatgaagggcgggcctggtgcaagcggtagagtcttaccgcctgtgaccggaaggtcccgggttcgagtcgcggtctcctcgcattgcacaggcgagggtaaggcttgccactaacacccttccctagaccccgcacagagcgggagctctctgcactaggtacgcccttttttttatcCGTCCAAAAGAATAAAGAGAAGGCAAAACATCAAAAGTTCTGATGATTAATAGAGTAATCAATCAGAAGTTCAGAACTACCAAGATCACAGTGACATAGCAAGCATTGAAGAAGTACCTCTCAGCTTGCTCTCCATATCTTTATCACTCATGCCATCCTTTTGTCCATCGTGCTTTGACTTGTATGTATTCTCAATTACAACTGTTGGTGGCCATAAGATAAGGTCTCCTTGATTGGCTTCAGCGTCGATAGTTGATAATGCTTGGTAAGCGGTTTTCTGAACAGGGGCTACGGAGTAATTCCAACCCATAAGAACACATAAAGCTTTGTGAAACCCTAGGTGATCAGCACGATGCTCCTGATTCTTTGCATAGTATGCATGATTGAGGAGCGCATGCAAATCTACAGAATCCCTGTAATCAAACCATGCATACAATTGGCTTCAAATGAAAATTATGCATAAAACATTGTCTTCAGACAATAATCCATGCCACTCTTAGAAAAAACATGGTTTTAAAACTGATTTTGTGTGAACTAAATGGCTCGTAAAATAAATCACAAAAGTACAATTAGTAGGGAAAAAATTTTGAAAcataagaacaaaaaggatcaacACACATCCATAATAATTGTTCAAAAACAAAAAATGGAATTCAACCAAACTACCCAAGTAGCAAAAATAAGCTTGCTTTGCAGCACAACATAGTTCCAGGCAGTAATGACAAAGCAAGAAAACAAAACCAAGCATGAATGCATTCATGGAAAGAACACCACAAATGTGCAACATGTAAGTTTGCATATTAagaaaaggctttgttgttgttgttgttgttgttgttgtaagttTGTATATTAAGTCCACAAAGGCCAAGATATGTTGTATGGTTATCTCTTCATAATGAAGTAATTTCATGACAAaaaggtaccacagaagctaaaaggcaagttttataggacgacgattaaacctgctatgttgtatggtgcagaatgttggcctacgaaaagacaacaagttcaacagataagtgccgtggaaatacgtatgttgcgttggatttgcgatcatacaagaagggaccgagttcggaacgatgatatacgtgatagattagggatagcaccaattgaagaaaagcttgtccaacactggttgagatggtttggacatgtccaacggagacctccagaggcaccggtgcgtagtggaatccttaagccaggatagtaacgtgaagagagacagaggaagaccgaagttgacttgggtagaggcaataaaagaagacttgaaaggatggaatatacccaaatacttagccttagataggagtgcttggaaaacagctattcacgtgcctgaaccttgattgcttctgctgggtttcaactctagcctaccccaacttgtttgggacttaaaggctttgttgttgttgttgttgttgttgtaatgaaGTAATTTCATATAAAGTGGTTTGAAACCAGTGAAACTCTTGTGGAAATTCTCCAATCTAAACATGCCTCACATCAAAGTATGCACTGTGTTTCTCTTATTTTGCTGGATTATTTGCTCCAAAACTGATTTCTATTCGCAATGTCAAAAATAATTAAACAATGTTTACGGCTTTTCAGGCACACACCGTTCCAGAATAAAAAATGGGGTAGTATGATACTGTTCAAGTCTTCAAGAGAGTATGGTCCTGGGAAAAGTGATTGTGTTGTGTTTCACACTGAATTAAAACAAAAACTCTGCTATTTTGGAGTTAAGCGGGATTCTTCGTATGTTTATTTGTTCAAGTAAAGAGCATCTTAATTCTCTTTAGTACCATAGCTAAACCACTTGAATTAGTTTAGGGTCCCCTAAAGCTTTAAATTTTATAGTACTATGAAAAACCTCCTTTGATAACGGACAATGGCCAGTCAGTCGTTTTCATCAGCACATGGAGCAATTGACTGGCATACACAGTAGGGCAAAAGATTCCATACTTCTAACAAATATATGACTATTACCAACATTATGACACAGAAATGAGTTGGTACTTGCCTACTTGGATAATCCCGTACTTACCAAGTTCCTGGGTCGATTGGGTCGTGGaacggtgattgatttagtaagGAACGTGGTATGCTCTTTGAGAAAGATTTCTCCACTACGGTCTGCTGCATTCCAGAACAAGAACAATGTTCCCGGGATGAGGAACGCGGCAGCGTCCCGTAACAGGTTCCCAGTGATGGATAATCCGCAATATCGCTAGTATGTGCGCAAACCGCAAAAATAATCCTGTGTGTCCATGTTCAAGTAGTGTATATGTTCTATGTCATTGCTATCAGTGCTACCTAGATTTCAGTTTGTAAAAGAGATTAATGGGCAGATCATATGAGGCATTGACTGCATTAATTAGGGATCATGGGCACATGTACAACCCTGTATGAGAAAACAATGAGGGCTAGTGTAGCCGCATCGACCAACTACCTGTCTTATTTTGGTACTTGTGTGTATCCACCAAAGAGAAAGCTAGCATGTATTTGTGATAAACACTCAAGAAAGAGGGAGTGATTTCAAACAGTATGGCTACAGGGAATTATTTTTATTACAGAATGAAAAGTTAACAGTCCAAATAAAACTTAGTGCATGAAATGCAAAACTAGCCACTTTTAAGCCTTAGGCTGCACAGTTAGCAAATAATAGGAGGTAGAAATGATCCTGGTAAGAACTGCAGATTCTGTGTTGAAGTGAGCTCAAATACTATTTAACTGTTTGAAGGCTTGATCATCTCAACATCCTTATATTTGTTGTGGCAGACTTGAATGAGGTGTATGGCTCGTGGAAGTAACTCATCCTATATGGGATAGTCCTTCATGGGATCAGCCCATGATTTTGAGTAGAGATCATTCCTTTACTTCCACTAGAATGTGCCTAATGATTTAGTCCATGTCATTCCTCAAACTAAACAAGACGCCTAGGTTCATAATCAATGGATTGTCACTATCCCATTGTTCAAACCAACACTATATGAAATAAATATCTTAAAACGTCATACTAATAGTAATACTTCCAACAATCATTGACTTAACACAAGGAAATGTTGAAAAAACCCAGGTATTCCAGAGCTTCGGGCTTTCTCAATTCGAAAGTCTAGTATGCTATAATGCTGGTATATTAATTTCATATTTAGAAGTCAACCAACATGACATTACATGTTCACTATTAGAGAGAAGAATCGGACTAAAAAAATCACTGGAAAATGTTTTCAAAGATATTTCAGATAGAGATCAAATCCAAACATAAGGATCCCAAGAAAAATGGCCAGACTTAACTGCTAATCCAACGTACAGTCAtttgtcccaagcaagttggggcagGCTAGAGCTGAAGCTGACAAAACAAGAGCCAAAACGAAGCCAGGTGAAGGAGAAGAGTTGTTGTAGGCTTGGTGAAATCATCAAGAAACAAGAGTAGGTGCTATCTGACAAGACTCTAGGACAGTTGCTATTGTATATATAATATTGAACAACTGAGCTCAGTTAATGAATAAACACACGAATAGTTCCATTGTGTTGAACATCATCTGATACAAAACCAATTCCCATTtgggaaagaaaaggaaaacaaagaaaacAGGTAGAGGAAGGCCAGTTAACAAAATCCTGCAGAGGGCACAGGCAGACAAAGGGTACGGCCATATATTtctcaaaaagccaaaaaaaatatccTGGTATGAGTTTTAACTGTTTGAAGAAGCATGGACTGCATAAACTATTTAGTGGAAGTTTCACCCTGTAGTAGACCTATCACATCAAATATGATACTGTAACAATTAGGAATCCTACTAGCAAAGGCTAGCAAAGGTCTGCTTAATTTAAATTAAATTTTAATTGACTCTCTACCTATGTTTCTTCCATCTATTGGTTGCTTGTTTTAAATTCACTTTTAATTGACTCTCGACCTAAGTATCTTCCATTTATTGTACTATGGAACACGAGAAGCGCCAACTGTAATAATTTCATTTATAACAAACTTTACATGTAAATGGGGAATGGTCAAATAGAGTAGCAAACCTAGGGGAAAGATGGACAAAAGACCAAATGTAGCAGAAATAAAGAGGTTCATTTATAATAAACTTTACATGTAAATGAGGAATGGTCAAATAGTGTAGCAACCTGAGGAATGGTCAAATAGAGTAGCAACCTAGGGGAAAGATAGGCAAAAGACCAAATGTAGCCGAAATAAAGAGAATCTGTGGACGTGTCATGCCAGAAATAAAGAGAAACTGTGGATGTGTCATGCCATGGTAAATCCAAAGGTCAAAAATGACAACAGTCTTTTGAACTGTAAAGAGCATCTAACACTAATCATTAATAAaggggggcgtacccagtgcagagagctcccgctctgtgcggggtctagggaagggtgtcagtgacaagccttaccctcacctgtgcaatgcgaggagaccgtgactcgaacccaggaccttccggacataggcggtaagactctaccgcttgcactaggcccgcccttctaatcgttaatacaaacattttttaaaataaatcagCATTTACAACTATCAGTATAGGATATACAGACATGCATGGTTTCAAAGGCGACTAGGCAAGTGCTGGGTCCACCTGGATGCCTAGGCGACTAGGCACCACTGTTTTCCAAAACGAGCTGGGTATGCCTTGCCTAGATGCCTAGGTGACGCCTTTCAAACAGGGCAGACATGTTGCGTAATTCTGAGAGGTTTTCGCTTTCAACTAAATAGCCAAAGAGCATTCTTCGGTGGGTGGGGGGCAAAATTAAGTTCATCAAACATTGTTATACTTTGTACCATGCTAGGCACGTACATCAAGTCTGAACATTTTAATTTTCTTGATTGTACACTCAATACGCACATCCAAACATAAGACCAAACCAACAGGGCTTTCAGATTTTTCAGCATACCTTTGACATACAGGGCATTTCAGCTGGGAAAGCTTCCCATTGGCCTGGTAATTCTTCTTATCTGCTTCATTCACATTCATCAGCTTCACCATCTTAAGAAAGGCGGTCTTCAGCACCTTCGGGTCCACCCCCGTCTCCTCCACCTTCACCTGCTTCTCCACCTTCACCTGCTTCGCCGCACGCGCCTCAGACTTCTGCTGCAGCTTGCGTCCGGAGGACTCCCCGGGCACACCACCATTGGCCTGATCCTCCCACTTCCGCTTCGGGACAGGCACCGGAAGCAGCCCGGCAGCGGGCAGGAGTGCGGGCATGGGTGGCGGAGGAGCCCACCGCTCGAGGGGCGGGAGCAGGAGGGGCAGCAGgggtgggggcggcggcgggggcgccaAGAGGTGCGCGGgtatcggcggcggcggctggcggagctgcggcggcggctcgTGCGGGAGGGCAAAGTAGGTGCGCACAGTGCCGTCGGAGAGCGCGACGGTGCGGCGGTCGAGGTCCTCCAGCccgtacggcggcggcggcgggatggCGGCCATCACCGCCTCCACCGCGGCCACGGTGAGCAGCGGCCGCGACGGGGGCGGGGGCGGCAGCAGAGGCGACGCGCCGGGCGGAGGGTGCTGCTGCGGGTGAGGGTGCGGGTGCGGCGCGGGGATCAGAGGCGAGCGGCTGGCCTCCCCGTTGACGCTCGGGGTAGGCTCtggggccgcggccgcggcggcagcGCTGCCGCCGgcaccggcagcggcggcggcggcgttgcccGGGTTGGTGCGCTTGTTGCGGTTGGGGTCGGCGGCggacgacgaggaggacgacGCCCTGGAGGCAGCGGCCTGCGCCGCGGTGGGCGCCGCGGGCGGAGGCATCGGCGTGGGCTTGGCCTGCGGATTGGCCGCGGCCATCATGCCGGAGGATTTTCTAGGGTTTTGTCGGGATTGGAAGTCGATTTGGGGGAAGGAAAAGGCGACTGGCTAAATGCGATATGAGATAGGTGAAGATTGACTTCGACGAGTGGGACCAGGTGTCATAGACACGTGAACGGAACAACTGGACTCGGAGCAAGGGTGACATGACGCCACGTTTGGTCCAAGTTTCCTTGCGTAGCCTCGCTTGGCAAGGCGGAACCTTGCTAGCGCAGGTGAGCCAAACCTTCTCGTCTAACATAGTAAGAAAATCCAAACATATTTTTTGTTTTAACTTCTAGCCTAGCAAGATGAGGCAAGGCATTCAAATGTGCTGAAAATTGACGTGCGTGTAATACACGACACATGAGGGCATAACGTAACGCGCAAACGGAAGCGGCATGGCTTCGCAGTTGACACTAGTCGCTTTGAGTCCGTTCGGCTGGGTAAAATCGGCTGGCTGGGCCGCTGTTCGCTGGGCTGATCAGCCCACAGCCGAACGGTTGTAAAGCCAGCATCCCTCCGCGTCCCTGAGTCGCTCACTCCCTCACTCCGAATAGGCAGCGTAGTCCTCCCTCCCTCACTCCGTCCCCAGCGCCCCCACGCCTAGTGTTTCCGCCGCGCGGGTCGCCGCCGGTGTGAGCTCCGCTTCTCTGTTCCTTCTCCGGCGCCGTCGAAACCTCCCACACTCTGGACTCCACTTCGTCCCCGCCGAGCCCTCCACGCCGCTCTAGTAGTCgctgctccctccctctctct
This sequence is a window from Miscanthus floridulus cultivar M001 chromosome 10, ASM1932011v1, whole genome shotgun sequence. Protein-coding genes within it:
- the LOC136486936 gene encoding uncharacterized protein isoform X1, giving the protein MMAAANPQAKPTPMPPPAAPTAAQAAASRASSSSSSAADPNRNKRTNPGNAAAAAAGAGGSAAAAAAAPEPTPSVNGEASRSPLIPAPHPHPHPQQHPPPGASPLLPPPPPSRPLLTVAAVEAVMAAIPPPPPYGLEDLDRRTVALSDGTVRTYFALPHEPPPQLRQPPPPIPAHLLAPPPPPPPLLPLLLPPLERWAPPPPMPALLPAAGLLPVPVPKRKWEDQANGGVPGESSGRKLQQKSEARAAKQVKVEKQVKVEETGVDPKVLKTAFLKMVKLMNVNEADKKNYQANGKLSQLKCPVCQRDSVDLHALLNHAYYAKNQEHRADHLGFHKALCVLMGWNYSVAPVQKTAYQALSTIDAEANQGDLILWPPTVVIENTYKSKHDGQKDGMSDKDMESKLREMGFAGVDVQPLPGKDGQRSMQAKFPASLDGLNNASRLVELFERQGHGRAAWARIRSIVPTSDGGNNNPMLVKVDGQGERTWVLYGYLATAWDLDILDPESKQNATVKSRKELDLD
- the LOC136486936 gene encoding formin-like protein 16 isoform X2, which gives rise to MMAAANPQAKPTPMPPPAAPTAAQAAASRASSSSSSAADPNRNKRTNPGNAAAAAAGAGGSAAAAAAAPEPTPSVNGEASRSPLIPAPHPHPHPQQHPPPGASPLLPPPPPSRPLLTVAAVEAVMAAIPPPPPYGLEDLDRRTVALSDGTVRTYFALPHEPPPQLRQPPPPIPAHLLAPPPPPPPLLPLLLPPLERWAPPPPMPALLPAAGLLPVPVPKRKWEDQANGGVPGESSGRKLQQKSEARAAKQVKVEKQVKVEETGVDPKVLKTAFLKMVKLMNVNEADKKNYQANGKLSQLKCPVCQRDSVDLHALLNHAYYAKNQEHRADHLGFHKALCVLMGWNYSVAPVQKTAYQALSTIDAEANQGDLILWPPTVVIENTYKSKHDGQKDGMSDKDMESKLRGRT